In Leptospira saintgironsiae, one genomic interval encodes:
- a CDS encoding tetratricopeptide repeat protein has protein sequence MHKGKILLLTLILFVFSAGNTFAQSEPDYQTALAEFQKGNSEKALEIIRVLHEQGKRSYDTHYLAAFCHYNAGRNKSAATHWSEALKLKPGDPAVSVDFARYLIQAGRNPDALEIIYNSYQTNPKNREVRLLYATALLYNNKAREALYIIEKLKAEDGNDYRPLVLEAQVYFYLGSAEKAEVSLKWAQSLVPNNPNVLNNLGLVYEKAGNQEAKRGNIKKALEQLRNAKEQLDSALKLKPDDEKIKGNIRRIEARINALSAG, from the coding sequence ATGCACAAAGGAAAAATACTCCTACTTACACTGATACTATTTGTTTTTTCCGCGGGGAATACTTTCGCTCAAAGCGAACCGGATTATCAAACAGCATTAGCGGAATTCCAAAAAGGAAATTCAGAAAAAGCCCTAGAGATTATTCGTGTACTTCACGAACAAGGAAAAAGATCCTACGATACTCATTACTTAGCAGCTTTCTGTCATTATAATGCAGGAAGAAATAAATCCGCTGCTACTCATTGGTCCGAAGCATTAAAACTAAAACCTGGAGATCCTGCTGTAAGTGTGGATTTTGCCAGATATCTGATCCAAGCAGGTAGGAATCCCGACGCATTAGAGATCATTTATAATTCTTACCAAACTAATCCTAAAAACAGAGAAGTAAGATTATTATACGCAACTGCTCTATTATATAATAATAAAGCTCGAGAAGCACTATACATCATAGAAAAACTAAAAGCAGAAGATGGAAACGATTACCGTCCTCTCGTTTTAGAAGCTCAGGTATATTTCTACTTAGGAAGTGCAGAAAAAGCAGAAGTCAGTTTGAAATGGGCTCAGTCTTTAGTTCCTAATAATCCGAATGTATTGAATAACCTTGGGTTAGTTTACGAAAAAGCAGGAAACCAAGAAGCAAAAAGAGGGAATATTAAAAAGGCCCTCGAACAATTAAGAAATGCTAAAGAACAATTGGATTCTGCACTTAAGTTAAAACCTGACGACGAAAAAATAAAAGGTAATATCAGAAGAATTGAGGCAAGGATCAATGCCCTTTCCGCCGGCTGA
- the mtaB gene encoding tRNA (N(6)-L-threonylcarbamoyladenosine(37)-C(2))-methylthiotransferase MtaB, which translates to MPFPPAEKKVLFHTLGCRLNFFESDGLFSSLSKHGYSVAAGEDIPDVVVVNTCTVTNKADSRNRNIIRNAIKRYPGAQVWVTGCYAQTDKESIESIPGIAGVIGNENKSDLPRLILEKEGSDFSHIQTVSDRFAYSDVLPNGHTRAYLKIQDGCDRQCSYCKIPQARGKGVSRNWTDVLDQVSFLQDNGVGEIILTGVNLGWYRDGEGRKAFPKMLEAILNKLEYSRLRLSSIEPPDVGVELAELLTHPRFTPFLHVPLQSGSKEILKRMKRSYNPETFRKRIELAKSKVPDLFLGTDVIVGFPGETEEDFKDSISILEELGFSKIHAFPFSVRKNTSAEQFPETVSKETKKERVHSLMDLSQKLHRKYAESQFSKKREAVLENGGIAVTDNYLKAVIPENDLKSLSPGQFLTVEIGEYIPDAKDKEGKVSARILAAIG; encoded by the coding sequence ATGCCCTTTCCGCCGGCTGAAAAAAAGGTATTATTTCATACCTTAGGTTGTAGGCTCAATTTTTTTGAGTCGGATGGTTTATTCTCTTCTTTGAGTAAACACGGATACTCCGTGGCCGCTGGGGAAGATATTCCAGACGTGGTGGTGGTCAATACATGTACCGTCACAAACAAAGCAGATTCAAGAAATCGTAATATTATTCGAAATGCGATCAAAAGATATCCAGGCGCTCAAGTTTGGGTCACAGGTTGTTACGCACAAACTGATAAAGAATCTATAGAGTCCATTCCTGGTATCGCAGGTGTTATCGGTAATGAAAACAAATCCGATCTACCTAGATTGATCTTAGAAAAAGAAGGCTCAGATTTTTCTCATATCCAAACTGTTTCGGATAGATTTGCATATTCTGATGTTCTACCAAATGGACATACCAGAGCTTATCTTAAGATCCAAGATGGTTGTGATCGCCAATGTTCTTATTGTAAAATCCCTCAAGCAAGAGGCAAGGGTGTTTCCCGAAACTGGACGGATGTACTAGATCAGGTTTCCTTTTTACAAGACAATGGAGTAGGAGAGATCATACTTACGGGTGTGAATCTTGGCTGGTATAGAGATGGAGAAGGTAGAAAAGCATTTCCTAAAATGCTGGAAGCCATCCTAAATAAGTTAGAATATTCCAGACTTAGACTTTCTTCGATCGAACCACCTGATGTTGGTGTGGAACTTGCGGAACTTCTTACTCATCCTAGATTTACTCCATTCTTACATGTTCCTTTACAAAGTGGAAGTAAAGAGATCTTAAAAAGAATGAAACGTAGTTATAATCCTGAAACTTTCCGCAAAAGAATAGAACTCGCTAAATCCAAAGTTCCGGATCTGTTCTTAGGAACCGATGTGATCGTAGGCTTCCCTGGCGAAACGGAAGAAGATTTTAAAGATTCAATATCTATCTTAGAAGAATTAGGTTTTTCTAAAATACATGCTTTTCCTTTCTCTGTTAGAAAAAATACTTCTGCGGAGCAATTTCCAGAAACAGTTTCCAAAGAAACTAAAAAGGAAAGAGTTCATTCTCTTATGGATCTTTCTCAAAAACTGCATCGTAAATATGCAGAAAGCCAATTCTCTAAAAAGAGAGAGGCTGTTTTGGAAAACGGCGGGATCGCAGTTACTGATAATTATCTAAAAGCAGTAATTCCCGAAAACGATCTGAAAAGTTTAAGCCCAGGACAATTTTTGACTGTAGAGATCGGAGAATATATCCCCGATGCCAAAGACAAAGAAGGTAAGGTCTCTGCAAGAATCCTTGCTGCGATCGGCTAA